The genomic interval ATATTCAATTGATCAAGTGCTGAAATCGTGATTGGAATCAGAATCAAGATGAAGACGACTGTGTTCCGAGAATCGACGAAAGTGATTTCGCATCTTTTTGATCCGTTGACCCAAGGTTGAAGCGAGCTGCGAATTTATCTGTTCCAACAGCATGAAGGAAATTCGTCACGATATCGCGGACGATTTTCGCTACGAGGAAGCCGACGAAGAAGATGGCTGCCGCCGCAATCAAGCGTGGAATAAATCCAAGGAATGACGATAACAATTGGCTGAACGGCTGGAGAGACACTCTCAATGTTCAACGCATCGAGGACACCCGGTAGGAACAGAAGTAAAACGAGATAGAAGACAATTTCTCCCGCGATTTTCGGGTAAGACGATAAGTCCGTCTGACCTTGAAGCATCTTGTTCGAACGTACTTTATCGTTCGCCATCAGCTTCGTTCCTGCCTTTGACATGATCATACGGAGAACGACCGCGATGACGTACGCCAAGAGAAGGATAAGTGCTGCTTTCAAGATGTTCGGGATTGCCGCGAGTAATGTACTCATCGTATCTGCGAGTGGTCCAGCAATGATGTTCAGATCAAGGATGTTGAAGACAAGATGAGAACAAACACCATGAGAACCCAAAAGACGACGGTCCCGATGATTTTTTCAGGTGTCCACTTCTTCTTCTTTGGTGGTGTACTTCTTTTTGAGGTGCCACTTGTTGACGACCCCAGACTTCTCTAACGCTTTTTGAATTCCGTTTCGCAATCAGCTTGGCAATGAGCCAGCCAATCAAAAAGACGATGATCGCTCCAAGCAAGTTGCCGAGTGATCCGAGAATGCCGTTTAAGTTCAACGACGTTCCATTCCAAATGTTATTCATCCTGCCACACTCCTTCACCTAAATAAATTTATATATTTCTGACACTTCTTTAATTTCCCCAGGTAAAGGATTTATTAAACCCGTGTTCGTACCAGAATGTGGCGTTTCTTGTTTTCAATACAAAAAACTGGATGGCATATGCTGCCACCCAGTCCGTCGTATCATGATGTTTGTTGGTTCAAAACCGTGCGCATCGCTGCATATCCACCGTCAATATTAATGACATCCTTGAATCCGAGTGACTGTAATACACTAACCGCCATCCGGGAACGAACGCCAGATGCACAGTGAACAGCAAGCGGTCGATCCGTTGGCAGTTCATCCTGACGCGCTACTAATTTTCCTAAGAGAATGCGTTGTGCTTGATCGTAATGTTGACTGTCCCACTCTGTTTTATTCCGGACGTCGAGGACGTAGACTTCTTCTCGCTCTGCAGCTGCTAGCGCTTCTTCTGCTGCCCAGTCCTCATAACGTTCCGTTAACATCGATCCTGGTACCGCCTGATGATCTGCCCAGTGGGGTGACGCGATCGAGTCCAATCGATTGGAGATCTCGTTGAATGGTTTTGCGTTGCTCTGGCGTCGACAGAATCGCGATATCATGGTTCAAAATCGAGTAACCAACCAGCCCAAGTGACGAACTTATCATCATAAGGAATATTGATAGTTCCTGGAATATGTCTATCCGGAACGACTGACATCTCGCGTATCGACGATCTGCATCGAAGACGTCCACGCTGTTGGATCCTCGTTCGTCACGAGTTCTGGAATTTTAGTCGTCAAGGCGATGCCTTCTTTATTCACGCGTTTCATCATCGCGAATAGTTCGGTGGTTCTGGTTGATCCGTCGTCAATTCTTTGATGAACGCAGTCTCATCCTCGGCTTGCAATGCCCAGTTCGTAGCTTTTTCATATCCGACGTCGATGTCGGAACTGCTCCGAGTGCTTTCCCACAAGCACTACCGGACCATGTCCTGGCCAAACTTGGACAAATCAGGTAACGCCTTGAAACGTTTTAACGACGCAAACATTTGCTTTGCCCAACGGCTGTCGTTCTTTAATACCAGCTGCTTCTTCTAGTAAATCGGGACGTCCGATGTCTCCGACGAAGACGAAATCGCCTGTGAAGATGCCCATCGGTACTTGTTGATTCGGGTCGAATAATAAGAAAGAGATATGTTCTGGCGTATGCCCCGGGGTATGCATGATTCAAGCGTCACATTTCCTACTTTGAACGGTCACCGTCTTTACAAGGACATAGTGAATATCCGAGACGAATTGATATTTCCAGTTGTCGTCTCTTCATCTGACAGATAAGCCGTCGTGTCGTACGTTTGGCAAACTCTTGTGTGCCCGAGACGAAGTCCGCGTGAATATGCGTTTCCGCCGTAGCGGTGATCCGGAGCCCTTCTTTTTCTGCGACCTCTAGATACGGTGTAATATTCCGGGCAGGATCGATGACGATCGCTTCTCCTGTCATTTGCACCCGACCATGTATGACGCCTGCGCTAATTTTTCATCATAGAAATATCGTAACAACATTGTGCATACCCCTCTAGTGTATTAAACGATTGTTCCTTCGTAGCTCATCATACCGCCGCTGACATTCGTCACGTCGAATCTGCTTGTTCGAGATACATCGCTGCATTCATGCTGCGACCACCAGATAGGCAGATGATATGGACCGGACGTGACGCGTCGAGTTCATCTGTCCGTTCTGTCAATTCGGATAACGGAACGTTTTTAGCTTCAGCGATATGTCCGCTTTCATACTCATCGGTTTCACGAACATCAATAATTGGATGGCACTTTCGGTTAACACCTGCTGTAATTGTTCTGTCGTCATCTGTTTCATCAAGATTCCTCCTAGTAGATGCCTCTCGGCTGTTAAGTTGTTGAATTCAAATATACCCCCCTACCGTATATATAAGTTCAAGAAAATGCACACAAAAAAGCAGCATCGTCTAAAAGACGACACGCACTAACTTAACGACTTCCTTTCAGAGAATTGATGTTGTACAGATCCGCATAAAACCATCTGCCTCGAGTAATTCTTTCATGTGTGCCCTGCTCGATGACACGCCTTGATTCATGACGAGAATCAAATCGGCATCCTTGATTGTCGAGAGACGATGGGCAATGACGAAACTTGTCGTCCTTCATCAGCGACGCATCGCTTGCTGGATGAAGCTTCCGTCCGTGTATCCACACTAGAGGTCGCTTCATCGAGAATTCATGATCGGCGGATCGGCAAGACGGCCCGCCGCATCGTCAACACTGTTTCTGACCTTGCGAGATGTTCGAGGCTTCCTCGTTCAAGACCGTATCATACCGTCCGGCAACGTCCGGATGAAGTGATCAGCGTGCGCCGTTTTGGCTGCCGCGATGATTTCCTCCTCGGTCGCCCCACTTTTACCATAAGCAAGGTTATCTCGGATCGTACCGTTGAAGAGCCACGTATTCTTGTAAGACCATACCCGAAGTCGTCCGTAAGTCTTCGCGTGACATCTCGCGGGTTCGATACCGTCAATCCGGATCGTTCCCCCGTTCAACTCATAAAAGCGCATCAATAGATTGATCATCCGTCGTCTTACCGGCACCCGTCGGACCAACGATTGCGACCGTTTGTCCCGGTGCGACATCGATGTTCATATCCTCGATCAAGAGGTCGGTTCGTAACCAAAATCAAACGTGTTCGAACGCAACCGCTCCTTCAGCCCGCGTGAGACGATGTGTCGTCACTTCCTTGATCTCTTCTTCTTCGTCCAATAATTCGAAGACACGTTCTGCTGCCTGCGACGGTCGATTGGACGATGTTCGCGATGTTCGCGTCTGAGTGATCGGTTGCGTGAACTGGCGTGTATAGGTGATGAATGCTTGGATATCCCCGATCGAGATCGCCGTTGCGTGACAAGAATCCCACGACGATACTGATCAGAACGTAACTGATATTCCCGATGAACATCATCATCGGCATGATGATCCCGGAGATGAACCTGCGCTTTACGCCTGCTTCATACAATTCTTCGTTGACGGCATCAAATTGCTCGACCGCTTTGCGTTCATGTCCGAATGCCTTGACGACCGAGTGTCCGGTATACATTTCTTCGACGTGTCCGTTCATTGTCCAAGCGTCCGTTGTTGGTCGGCAAAGTATTTTTTGGATCGTTTCAAAATCGGACGAATCGCAAAATTGAAACGGGTAACGAAACGAGTGAAATCAGTGTTAACAATGGACCTGATCGTCAACATCATGATCAAAATCCGACGATTGTCACGATCGAGGTGATGAACGATGTCACACTTTGTTGTAACGTACTGCCGATCGTATCGATATCGTTCGTCACGCGGCTGAGTGTCTCCCCGTTCGGCACGACCATCGTAGTATTTTAACGGCAGGCGTTCGAGTTTATGATTGACGTCCTCGCGTAAATCATAGACGTTTTTTGAGCGATACCCGACATCAAATACTGTTGCAAGTAATTAACAGACTACTGTGATATACAGTCCAGCGAGCCAGAGCAGGATCTGTCCGATTTTCGTGAAATCGATCGCCGCTCCCGGACACTTGGAACTTCGCATATGCCCCTTCAAACAATTCGTGATTGCCGTCCCCCCATGATTTCGGACCGGCAATCATGAAGACCGTACTGAGGATGGCTGCAAGGAAAACCCAACGAGTGCCGTCCGACGCGGACGCAGATACCGAAGCAAAGACGGAACGTGCTTTGAAATCCTTTGGTTTTTCTCCGAGCAATCATCATATTTCGCCACCGGGACACAGGCGGAGGACCGCGGCAGGTCGTTTTTTCTCACTCATGCGATTTCCTCTCTGATAGTTGTGACTTCACGATTTCCTGATAGACGGCATTGTCAGCAAACATTATCGTGTGTCCCGATTCCGGCGACTTTCCTTCATCCAGGACGATGATTGATCGGCATCAATGACCGTGCTGACACGCTGAGCAACGATCAAGACGGTCGCTTCGCGCGTTTCTTCTCGTAAGGCTTTTTCGAAGTGCGGCATCAGTTTTAAAGTCGAGCGCTGAAAAACTATCATCAAAAGACATATAGATCCGGTCGACGAACGAGGGCCGCGGCAATCGACAACCGTTGTTTTGTCCACCAGAGACGTTCGATCCACCTTGTTCGATCCGCGCGTCGTAACCGTCCGCATCCGTTCAATGAAATCGGTCGCTTGTGCGATTTGTGCCGCATGTGCGACTTCTTCGTCTGTCGCATCCTCTTTCCCGAGCGAATGTTTTCGGCGATCGTACCTGTGAACAGTAACGCCTTTTGGGGAACGAAGCCGATTTTCGACGCAATTCCTCTTGCGGTACATCCTGGCTATCGACGCCATTGACGCGGATACTACCTTCCGTCACGTCATAAAACGAGGAATCAAATAACGAGCGTTGATTTACCGGAACCCGTTTCCCCCGATCACAGCTGTTACTTCACCTGGTGTGCCGCAAAGCTGATATCGGATAAGACGGGTGTCTCAGCTCCTGGGTAACGGAACGTGACACAATCAAAGATGAGCGTTCCTTTTTCACGATCGGCGGTTTGTTGCCCTCATCAATCATCGTCGGAGTCATCTCGAGGACTTCATTAATCCGTTTCGCCGAGACGGCTGCCGCGGAATCATAACGAACATGACCGA from Exiguobacterium acetylicum DSM 20416 carries:
- a CDS encoding rhodanese-like domain-containing protein; its protein translation is MAEAKNVPLSELTERTDELDASRPVHIICLSGGRSMNAAMYLEQADST
- a CDS encoding rhodanese-like domain-containing protein, whose translation is MLTERYEDWAAEEALAAAEREEVYVLDVRNKTEWDSQHYDQAQRILLGKLVARQDELPTDRPLAVHCASGVRSRMAVSVLQSLGFKDVINIDGGYAAMRTVLNQQTS
- a CDS encoding ATP-binding cassette domain-containing protein, with product MIEDMNIDVAPGQTVAIVGPTGAGKTTDDQSIDALL
- a CDS encoding ABC transporter transmembrane domain-containing protein; protein product: MNGHVEEMYTGHSVVKAFGHERKAVEQFDAVNEELYEAGVKRRFISGIIMPMMMFIGNISYVLISIVVGFLSRNGDLDRGYPSIHHLYTPVHATDHSDANIANIVQSTVAGSRTCLRIIGRRRRDQGSDDTSSHAG
- a CDS encoding mechanosensitive ion channel family protein, with amino-acid sequence MSLQPFSQLLSSFLGFIPRLIAAAAIFFVGFLVAKIVRDIVTNFLHAVGTDKFAARFNLGSTDQKDAKSLSSILGTQSSSS
- a CDS encoding mechanosensitive ion channel family protein, yielding MNNIWNGTSLNLNGILGSLGNLLGAIIVFLIGWLIAKLIAKRNSKSVREVWGRQQVAPQKEVHHQRRRSGHLKKSSGPSSFGFSWCLFSSCLQHP